One part of the Paracoccus sp. MBLB3053 genome encodes these proteins:
- a CDS encoding alkaline phosphatase family protein → MSTRQLISLILAALALYLALVLSNHPQHWLPAEFPMILLALLAFGSYRGVKVALFLLLVISDIWSAADLISLQMLGRKFDPVADLALIGPLTSLLASSFGRLAAITAVLAAILLLALGCRVIWWSIGVWAALRPGLLSKPRTAATVAAGLCGFALLGSAAPSHGMIERVGAIRQGIETARSFRAEIRDDPISPALRLDLLDADLMVIFVESYGRTSFDTAFFAQKHLGTLRRTETALAASGLAARSGFLTSPTHGGQSWLAHATFANGLWIANQVQYRAALASGRRTVFHIAQQAGFETAAIVPGITRPWPEAARMGFDRVMAAADLGYGGAAFNWVTMPDQFTLAASERLLPRQDGKRLATQIVLISSHAPWVPVPRLLDWDRIGDGRVFDEQARSGDSPETVWRDRDRVRMQYREAIDYSLNAALQYCLRHAHERRLVVLLGDHQAASSIGLDDRREVPVHVIGPADLVGRTAEWGLAPGLVPPTTTRALPMERMRDLILRSYSSTTKAPPA, encoded by the coding sequence ATGAGCACGCGCCAACTGATTTCTCTGATCCTCGCCGCGCTCGCGCTCTATCTTGCGCTCGTCCTGTCGAACCATCCACAACACTGGCTGCCCGCCGAATTCCCCATGATCCTGCTAGCATTGCTGGCATTTGGTTCCTACCGGGGGGTGAAGGTGGCGCTGTTCCTGCTCCTTGTGATCAGCGACATCTGGAGCGCGGCCGACCTCATCAGCCTGCAGATGCTTGGCCGAAAATTCGACCCGGTCGCCGACCTTGCCCTGATCGGGCCGCTGACCAGCCTTCTGGCATCCAGCTTCGGCAGGCTTGCCGCAATCACCGCTGTTCTTGCAGCGATCCTGCTGCTTGCGCTCGGATGTCGCGTGATCTGGTGGAGCATTGGGGTATGGGCCGCGCTGAGGCCGGGGCTTTTGAGCAAGCCTCGCACCGCCGCGACCGTCGCAGCAGGTCTTTGCGGATTTGCGCTGCTGGGCAGCGCCGCCCCGTCGCATGGCATGATCGAGAGGGTCGGAGCGATCCGCCAAGGCATCGAAACCGCCCGGAGCTTTCGCGCGGAAATCCGTGATGATCCAATAAGCCCCGCGCTGCGGCTGGACCTTCTTGATGCCGATCTGATGGTCATCTTCGTCGAAAGCTATGGCCGAACCAGCTTCGACACCGCTTTCTTTGCCCAAAAGCATCTTGGGACATTGCGCCGCACCGAAACGGCCCTGGCGGCCTCGGGCCTGGCAGCGCGCTCGGGCTTTCTGACATCTCCGACCCATGGCGGGCAAAGCTGGCTTGCGCATGCGACCTTCGCCAACGGGCTCTGGATCGCGAACCAGGTGCAATATCGCGCGGCGCTTGCGAGCGGTCGCCGCACGGTTTTCCATATCGCCCAACAGGCCGGGTTCGAAACCGCGGCTATCGTTCCCGGCATTACGCGGCCCTGGCCGGAGGCGGCCCGGATGGGCTTCGACCGGGTGATGGCCGCGGCCGATCTGGGCTATGGCGGCGCGGCGTTCAACTGGGTCACCATGCCCGACCAGTTCACCCTTGCCGCATCCGAGCGGTTGCTGCCTCGGCAGGACGGGAAACGGCTTGCCACGCAGATCGTCCTGATCTCGTCCCACGCCCCTTGGGTTCCCGTGCCGCGCTTGCTGGACTGGGACCGGATCGGCGACGGGCGGGTCTTTGACGAACAGGCGAGATCGGGCGACAGCCCAGAAACCGTCTGGCGTGATCGCGACCGGGTTCGGATGCAATATCGCGAGGCAATCGACTACAGCCTGAACGCGGCATTGCAATATTGCCTGCGCCACGCCCATGAAAGACGGCTTGTCGTGCTGCTCGGAGATCATCAGGCCGCCAGTTCGATCGGGCTGGACGACCGGCGCGAGGTGCCGGTCCATGTGATCGGACCTGCGGACCTGGTCGGGCGCACCGCGGAATGGGGCCTTGCGCCGGGCCTTGTTCCGCCGACAACCACTCGGGCCTTGCCCATGGAGCGGATGCGCGATCTGATCCTGCGCAGCTATTCTTCTACGACCAAGGCGCCGCCCGCATGA
- a CDS encoding glycosyltransferase family 4 protein codes for MIPLHKAALAVPGSITTLTGGFIYDRHLLEGLRDAGRDVELIELSGGFPDPTPEECEAAFERLAKVPKDRIVILDGLALGSLPTQGFARIGAAIVAMIHHPLAHEGGLEPTTKDRLFRTERDNLRLARHVLVPSPHTRAILIKEYGVPPKAITVARPGTNRPVDLRRDPASPPLILSVGNLLPRKGHDILVTALAQIADLDWQAAIVGTPLDPSCAADLGRRIDESGLSSRIQMPGRLMAEELQAHYRRASIFALATRYEGYGIVFDEALLHGLPIVSTLTGAVPDTVPGDAGILVPCDDAKALASALRQLLTDHASYARMSEAAALAGAALPGWDETARIAGTALDGIALPA; via the coding sequence ATGATCCCATTACACAAAGCCGCCCTTGCCGTTCCCGGCAGCATCACGACGCTGACCGGGGGGTTCATCTATGACCGCCACCTGCTCGAAGGGCTGCGAGACGCGGGCCGCGATGTCGAGTTGATCGAATTGTCTGGCGGTTTCCCAGACCCGACCCCCGAGGAATGCGAAGCCGCTTTCGAGCGACTGGCAAAGGTGCCCAAGGATCGGATCGTCATCCTGGACGGGCTCGCGCTGGGGTCCCTGCCGACGCAGGGCTTTGCCAGGATCGGCGCGGCGATCGTCGCGATGATCCATCATCCGCTGGCGCATGAAGGTGGCCTGGAGCCGACGACGAAGGACCGGCTGTTTCGGACCGAGCGCGACAACCTGCGCCTGGCCCGCCATGTTCTTGTGCCCAGCCCCCATACCCGCGCCATTCTCATCAAGGAATACGGCGTACCGCCCAAGGCGATCACCGTCGCGCGGCCCGGCACGAACCGCCCCGTAGATCTGCGGCGCGATCCCGCCAGCCCGCCGCTGATCCTGTCGGTCGGCAATCTCTTGCCCCGCAAGGGGCATGACATTCTGGTCACGGCACTGGCCCAGATCGCCGATCTCGATTGGCAGGCCGCGATCGTGGGAACACCCCTTGATCCGTCATGCGCCGCGGACCTGGGTCGCCGCATCGACGAAAGCGGCCTTTCCAGCCGCATCCAGATGCCGGGCCGGTTGATGGCAGAGGAATTGCAGGCGCATTACCGGCGGGCTTCGATTTTCGCGCTGGCCACCCGCTACGAGGGTTACGGCATCGTCTTTGACGAGGCCCTGCTCCACGGTCTGCCCATCGTGAGCACGCTGACGGGGGCCGTGCCGGATACGGTGCCGGGGGATGCGGGAATTCTGGTGCCCTGCGACGACGCGAAAGCCCTTGCCTCCGCCTTGCGGCAGCTTCTGACCGACCATGCGAGCTACGCGCGCATGTCCGAAGCGGCCGCCCTTGCCGGTGCGGCGCTGCCCGGTTGGGATGAAACCGCACGGATCGCGGGTACGGCACTGGACGGGATTGCGCTGCCTGCCTGA
- a CDS encoding SDR family NAD(P)-dependent oxidoreductase, which produces MQETEFSGKVALVTGTTGIGRAAAIRLAAAGADVLACGIDVGANQELAAIGIARGLSLVTRRSDVSKEEDVRDAVNEILDQFGGLDIIVNAAAVHPYGTVLTTEPEDWAQCMAVNVGGIYLTGRFGIPEMEKRGGGAIVNLSSVQGHGCQAGVAAYVASKGAIHALTRAMAIDHAAASIRVNSVSPGSVRTPILELAARKLGSDQAEDEVFARFGAAHPLGRIGEPDEVAELIAFLCSDRAAFITGADYLIDGGLNAGLAVR; this is translated from the coding sequence ATGCAGGAGACGGAATTCAGCGGCAAGGTCGCGCTGGTAACGGGCACGACGGGCATCGGGCGAGCCGCGGCAATCCGGCTGGCCGCCGCAGGCGCCGATGTGTTGGCCTGCGGCATTGATGTCGGAGCCAATCAGGAGCTTGCCGCGATCGGAATTGCCCGTGGGCTCTCACTTGTGACACGCAGGTCGGATGTTTCGAAGGAAGAAGATGTGCGTGATGCCGTGAACGAGATCCTGGATCAGTTCGGCGGACTCGACATCATCGTGAACGCCGCCGCCGTGCATCCCTATGGCACGGTGCTGACCACCGAACCCGAGGATTGGGCGCAGTGCATGGCCGTCAATGTCGGGGGCATCTACCTGACCGGGCGTTTCGGCATTCCCGAGATGGAGAAGCGCGGCGGGGGCGCGATCGTCAACCTTTCCTCGGTCCAGGGGCATGGCTGCCAGGCGGGGGTCGCGGCCTATGTCGCGAGCAAGGGCGCGATCCATGCGCTGACCCGTGCCATGGCAATCGACCACGCTGCGGCTTCCATTCGCGTCAATTCCGTTTCGCCGGGATCGGTCCGCACCCCGATCCTCGAGCTTGCCGCCCGGAAACTGGGCAGCGATCAGGCCGAAGACGAGGTTTTCGCCCGCTTCGGGGCCGCCCACCCGCTGGGCCGGATCGGCGAACCGGACGAGGTCGCCGAGCTGATCGCATTTCTCTGCTCGGATCGCGCGGCCTTCATCACCGGCGCCGATTACCTGATCGATGGCGGTCTCAACGCGGGTCTGGCGGTCCGCTAG
- a CDS encoding ribulokinase — translation MIVAGVDFGTLSVRVTLMETETGATLAGATAGYALKRSAADPLLGAQAHADHMTGLAAAMREAVAKAGIDGEQVAALACDTTGSSVVMVDKDLQPLADYYLWCDHRAHHEAAEITALGRAEGLEALDWCGGTYSHEWGYAKVLHFLRHNPGLRARFATALEHCDMVAATLCGITDLADLPRSICAAGHKWMYGAGWGGLPPQDFLSRVDPLFEGINDRLSGRFVTSDAIAGHLSPEWADKLGLKAGIPIPVGAFDAHWDAIGAGARPGDIVNVVGTSTCIIAMGPAEFPPVPGLCGVVPGSVLPGWAGIEAGQSATGDVFEAIAKRAGSDVATLCQGLEMLPPGGSGLLRLNWDNGDRTVLVRSDLGAVTLGWDLNHTAADEMHAAIEGMAMHVRIITERIESGGMQTARIVNAGGIPQRNDVLNQVYADVLDREVHVPAHSPVGTGSCIFAAMAAGAFETFEAAQAVLCPPSRVFVPRAESREAYDRLFSVFSELYHGFGEGRPVDLASVLPKLRDFRLAGSAVR, via the coding sequence ATGATCGTCGCCGGCGTCGATTTCGGCACGCTCAGCGTGCGCGTGACCCTGATGGAGACCGAGACCGGCGCGACCCTTGCCGGCGCGACGGCGGGCTATGCGCTGAAGCGCAGCGCGGCCGACCCGCTGCTGGGCGCGCAGGCCCATGCCGATCACATGACCGGACTTGCCGCGGCCATGCGCGAGGCTGTCGCCAAGGCGGGGATCGACGGCGAGCAGGTCGCGGCCCTGGCCTGCGATACCACAGGGTCCAGCGTGGTGATGGTCGACAAGGACCTGCAGCCGCTGGCGGATTACTACTTGTGGTGCGATCACCGCGCCCATCACGAGGCCGCCGAGATCACCGCGCTGGGCCGGGCCGAGGGGCTCGAGGCGCTCGACTGGTGCGGCGGCACCTATTCGCATGAATGGGGCTATGCCAAGGTCCTGCATTTCCTGCGTCACAATCCGGGCCTGCGTGCGCGTTTCGCCACCGCGCTCGAACATTGCGACATGGTCGCGGCGACGCTTTGCGGCATCACCGATCTTGCCGACTTGCCCCGCAGCATCTGCGCGGCCGGTCACAAGTGGATGTATGGCGCGGGGTGGGGGGGCTTGCCGCCGCAGGACTTCCTGAGCCGGGTAGATCCGCTGTTCGAAGGGATCAATGACCGGCTTTCAGGGCGTTTCGTCACCTCGGATGCGATCGCCGGCCATCTTTCGCCCGAATGGGCCGATAAGCTGGGCCTGAAAGCGGGCATTCCGATTCCGGTCGGCGCCTTCGACGCGCATTGGGATGCGATCGGGGCGGGGGCGCGGCCGGGCGATATCGTCAACGTCGTCGGGACCTCGACCTGCATCATCGCCATGGGGCCGGCGGAATTCCCGCCTGTTCCGGGACTTTGCGGCGTCGTGCCGGGCAGCGTGCTGCCGGGCTGGGCCGGGATCGAGGCCGGACAATCCGCCACGGGCGACGTCTTCGAGGCGATCGCGAAGCGGGCGGGCAGCGATGTCGCGACGCTTTGCCAGGGCTTGGAAATGCTGCCCCCGGGCGGCAGCGGGCTCTTGCGGCTCAACTGGGACAATGGCGACCGGACGGTTCTGGTGCGCTCGGATCTGGGCGCGGTCACGCTGGGCTGGGATCTGAACCATACTGCCGCCGACGAGATGCATGCCGCGATCGAGGGCATGGCCATGCATGTGCGCATCATCACCGAAAGGATCGAAAGCGGCGGAATGCAAACGGCGCGGATCGTCAATGCGGGGGGCATTCCGCAAAGGAACGACGTGCTGAACCAGGTCTATGCCGATGTGCTTGACCGCGAGGTCCATGTTCCGGCGCATTCGCCTGTCGGAACCGGCTCCTGCATCTTCGCGGCCATGGCTGCGGGCGCGTTCGAGACCTTCGAGGCGGCGCAGGCCGTGCTTTGCCCACCCAGTCGGGTCTTCGTTCCCCGCGCGGAATCGCGGGAAGCCTATGATCGCCTGTTCTCGGTTTTCAGCGAGCTTTATCACGGCTTTGGCGAAGGCCGGCCCGTGGATCTCGCCAGCGTCCTGCCCAAGCTGCGTGACTTCCGCCTTGCCGGATCGGCGGTGCGCTAG
- the araD gene encoding L-ribulose-5-phosphate 4-epimerase AraD — MTDETLRDAVLQANLDTVRHGLVLSTFGNASGIDRETGRILIKPSGVPYDSLTAADMVPCDLDGRALDNRLRPSSDLATHAVLYRAFQGIGAVIHTHSTFATIMAQARRPVPALGTTHADYFYGTIPVTRDLTPDEIADDYVLNTGNVIVETFKDVDPLSIPAVLVAGHGPFVWGRTPAEAVHNAVILEEVARMAWHVMALNPAPQPISQALLDRHYLRKHGAQATYGQGN; from the coding sequence ATGACTGACGAAACCCTTCGCGACGCCGTCCTGCAGGCCAATCTCGACACCGTACGGCACGGGCTGGTGCTTTCGACATTCGGAAATGCCAGCGGCATCGACCGCGAAACCGGCCGCATCCTGATCAAGCCCAGCGGTGTGCCCTATGACAGCCTTACCGCCGCCGACATGGTGCCTTGCGATCTCGACGGGCGCGCGCTCGACAACCGGTTGAGGCCCTCGTCCGATCTGGCGACCCATGCGGTGCTTTACCGCGCCTTCCAGGGTATCGGGGCGGTCATTCATACCCATTCGACCTTCGCCACCATAATGGCGCAAGCACGTCGTCCTGTCCCGGCGCTGGGTACGACTCATGCAGATTACTTCTACGGCACGATCCCCGTGACACGCGACCTGACACCGGACGAGATCGCCGATGATTACGTCCTGAATACCGGCAATGTCATCGTCGAAACCTTCAAGGACGTCGATCCGCTGTCGATCCCTGCGGTCCTGGTTGCAGGGCACGGGCCCTTTGTCTGGGGCAGGACGCCGGCCGAGGCCGTGCATAACGCCGTGATCCTTGAAGAGGTCGCGCGCATGGCCTGGCATGTCATGGCGCTGAACCCCGCGCCGCAGCCGATCTCGCAGGCGCTTCTGGATCGTCATTACCTGCGCAAGCATGGCGCGCAGGCGACCTACGGTCAGGGGAACTGA
- a CDS encoding ABC transporter substrate-binding protein, with amino-acid sequence MRFAKTLASALALAAVSAVPAAAKDLNSIGISVGLLGNPFFVATIKGIEDAAKKINPDVKVTSVSADYDLNKQVGQIDSFIAAGVDIIMLNAVDAAAIAPAVKRARDAGVVVAAFDVSAPGADVTVMTNNVQAGEKACAYISEALGGKGDVVIVNGPASSSILDRVKGCKDEFAKHPDIKILSDDQNAQGSRDGGMNVGQNLLTRFDKIDGVFAINDPTGIGFALAAKQAGRDEFIITAVDGAPDIENELKSGDGLIKASASQDPYTMAGQALEMGYKVLQGETPEQDTVLLEPELITNENIDSYKGWTSPR; translated from the coding sequence ATGCGTTTTGCGAAAACCCTGGCCTCGGCACTGGCGCTGGCGGCTGTCTCTGCGGTGCCTGCCGCAGCCAAGGATCTCAACAGCATCGGCATCTCGGTCGGGCTCTTGGGCAACCCCTTCTTCGTCGCCACGATCAAGGGCATCGAGGACGCGGCCAAGAAGATCAATCCCGACGTCAAGGTGACTTCGGTTTCGGCCGATTACGACCTGAACAAGCAGGTCGGCCAGATCGACAGCTTCATCGCGGCGGGCGTCGACATCATCATGCTGAACGCGGTGGATGCCGCCGCCATCGCGCCTGCGGTCAAGCGCGCGCGGGACGCGGGCGTTGTCGTCGCGGCCTTTGACGTCTCGGCCCCCGGCGCGGATGTCACGGTCATGACGAACAACGTCCAGGCCGGCGAAAAGGCCTGCGCCTATATCTCCGAGGCGCTTGGCGGCAAGGGCGACGTGGTGATCGTCAACGGCCCGGCCTCGTCCTCGATCCTCGACCGGGTCAAGGGCTGCAAGGACGAGTTCGCCAAGCATCCCGATATCAAGATCCTGTCGGACGATCAGAACGCCCAGGGCTCGCGCGACGGCGGCATGAATGTCGGCCAGAACCTGCTGACCCGCTTCGACAAGATCGACGGCGTCTTCGCGATCAACGACCCGACCGGGATCGGCTTCGCGCTGGCTGCCAAGCAGGCTGGCCGCGACGAGTTCATCATCACTGCCGTGGACGGTGCCCCGGACATCGAGAACGAGCTGAAGTCGGGCGATGGCCTGATCAAGGCCTCGGCCTCGCAGGACCCCTACACCATGGCGGGTCAGGCGCTCGAAATGGGCTACAAGGTTCTGCAGGGCGAGACGCCCGAGCAGGACACCGTCCTGCTTGAGCCCGAACTGATCACCAATGAGAACATCGACAGCTACAAGGGCTGGACGTCGCCCCGCTAA